Proteins encoded by one window of Superficieibacter sp. HKU1:
- the gcvP gene encoding aminomethyl-transferring glycine dehydrogenase, whose translation MTQTLSQLENSGAFIERHIGPDATQQQAMLNAVGAASLDALIGQIVPKDIQLATPPQVGDAATEHAALAELRAIARRNKRFTSYIGMGYTNVQLPPVILRNMLENPGWYTAYTPYQPEVSQGRLEALLNFQQVTLDLTGLEMASASLLDEATAAAEAMAMAKRISKLKNANRFFVAADVHPQTLDVVRTRAETFGFDVIVDDADKVLDHQDVFGVLLQQVGTTGEIHDYSALIGELKSRKIVVSVAADFMALVLLTAPGKQGADIVFGSAQRFGVPMGYGGPHAAFFAAKDEFKRSMPGRIIGVSKDAAGNTALRMAMQTREQHIRREKANSNICTSQVLLANIASLYAVYHGPVGLKRIASRIHRLTDILAAGLQQKGLKLRHAHYFDTLCVDVADKAAVLARAEAAEINLRSDIHNAVGITLDESTTRDNVLTLFAVLLGDDHGLDIDALDKDVAHDSRAIPAAMLRDDAILTHPVFNRYHSETEMMRYMHSLERKDLALNQAMIPLGSCTMKLNAAAEMIPITWPEFAELHPFCPADQAEGYHQMINQLSDWLVKLTGYDALCMQPNSGAQGEYAGLLAIRHYHESRNEGHRDICLIPSSAHGTNPASAQMAGMRVVVVACDKNGNIDLNDLRAKAEQSSDNLSCIMVTYPSTHGVYEETIREVCDIVHQFGGQVYLDGANMNAQVGITSPGFIGADVSHLNLHKTFCIPHGGGGPGMGPIGVKAHLAPFVPGHSVVQIEGMLTRQGAVSAAPFGSASILPISWMYIRMMGAEGLKQASQVAILNANYIASRLKDAFPVLYTGRDGRVAHECILDIRPLKEVTGISELDIAKRLIDYGFHAPTMSFPVAGTLMVEPTESESQMELDRFIEAMLAIRAEIDRVQKGEWTLEDNPLVNAPHTQRELVAEWAHGYSREEAVFPAGPVNKYWPTVKRLDDVYGDRNLFCSCVPLSEYQ comes from the coding sequence ATGACCCAGACGTTAAGTCAGCTTGAAAACAGCGGCGCTTTCATTGAACGCCATATCGGACCGGATGCCACGCAACAGCAGGCTATGCTGAATGCCGTGGGTGCCGCGTCGCTGGACGCGCTGATCGGCCAGATTGTGCCAAAAGACATCCAGCTTGCCACCCCGCCGCAGGTGGGGGATGCCGCGACCGAACACGCCGCGCTGGCGGAACTCAGGGCCATTGCCCGCCGCAATAAGCGCTTCACGTCTTACATCGGCATGGGTTACACCAACGTTCAATTACCGCCGGTGATCCTGCGCAATATGCTGGAAAACCCTGGCTGGTACACCGCCTACACGCCATATCAGCCGGAGGTCTCTCAGGGCCGTCTGGAAGCGCTGCTCAACTTCCAGCAGGTGACGCTGGATCTGACCGGGCTGGAGATGGCGTCCGCCTCGCTGCTGGACGAAGCAACCGCCGCCGCAGAAGCGATGGCGATGGCAAAACGCATCAGCAAGCTGAAAAACGCCAACCGCTTCTTCGTGGCCGCCGATGTGCATCCGCAAACGCTGGACGTGGTGCGCACCCGTGCCGAAACCTTTGGTTTTGACGTGATTGTCGACGATGCCGACAAAGTGCTGGATCATCAGGATGTCTTTGGTGTGCTGCTGCAACAGGTCGGCACCACCGGGGAAATTCATGATTACAGCGCGCTGATTGGCGAACTGAAATCACGCAAAATCGTCGTCAGCGTGGCCGCGGATTTTATGGCGCTCGTGCTGCTGACCGCACCGGGCAAACAGGGCGCGGACATCGTCTTCGGCTCTGCACAACGCTTCGGCGTCCCTATGGGCTACGGCGGCCCACATGCTGCTTTCTTTGCGGCAAAAGACGAATTTAAACGCTCCATGCCGGGGCGAATCATTGGCGTGTCGAAAGATGCCGCAGGCAACACGGCACTGCGCATGGCGATGCAGACCCGCGAGCAACATATCCGCCGCGAGAAAGCCAACTCCAACATTTGTACCTCGCAGGTGCTGCTGGCTAACATTGCCAGCCTGTATGCCGTTTATCACGGACCGGTTGGCCTGAAACGAATTGCCAGCCGTATCCACCGCCTCACCGATATCCTGGCGGCTGGCTTACAGCAAAAAGGTCTGAAACTGCGCCACGCCCACTATTTCGATACCCTCTGCGTTGACGTTGCGGATAAAGCGGCCGTGCTGGCGCGTGCCGAGGCGGCGGAAATCAACCTGCGCAGCGACATTCACAACGCGGTAGGCATCACCCTGGATGAAAGTACCACCCGTGACAACGTGCTTACGCTGTTTGCCGTTCTTCTTGGCGACGATCACGGCCTGGATATCGACGCGCTGGATAAAGACGTTGCCCATGACAGCCGCGCCATTCCGGCCGCCATGCTGCGCGACGACGCAATCCTCACGCATCCGGTCTTCAATCGTTATCATAGCGAAACCGAGATGATGCGTTATATGCACTCGCTGGAGCGCAAAGATCTGGCGCTGAATCAGGCGATGATCCCGCTCGGCTCCTGTACCATGAAGCTCAACGCCGCCGCGGAAATGATCCCTATTACCTGGCCAGAATTCGCCGAGCTGCATCCGTTCTGCCCGGCGGATCAGGCGGAAGGGTATCATCAGATGATCAACCAGCTTTCCGACTGGCTGGTCAAACTGACAGGCTACGATGCGCTCTGTATGCAGCCGAACTCCGGCGCGCAGGGTGAGTATGCGGGGCTGCTGGCGATCCGTCACTATCACGAAAGCCGTAACGAAGGGCACCGCGATATTTGTCTGATCCCGAGTTCCGCCCACGGCACTAACCCGGCTTCCGCGCAGATGGCGGGGATGCGCGTGGTGGTGGTGGCCTGCGATAAAAACGGCAACATCGATCTTAACGACCTGCGCGCGAAAGCGGAGCAGTCGAGCGACAACCTTTCCTGCATCATGGTGACCTATCCCTCCACTCACGGCGTGTATGAAGAGACCATTCGCGAAGTCTGCGATATCGTGCACCAGTTTGGCGGCCAGGTTTATCTTGACGGCGCGAACATGAACGCTCAGGTGGGCATCACCTCGCCAGGCTTTATCGGCGCGGATGTTTCCCATCTCAACCTGCATAAAACCTTCTGCATCCCGCACGGCGGCGGCGGTCCGGGCATGGGACCGATTGGCGTGAAGGCGCATCTGGCTCCGTTTGTGCCGGGCCATAGCGTGGTGCAAATCGAGGGTATGCTCACTCGTCAGGGTGCGGTTTCTGCGGCACCGTTTGGCAGCGCCTCTATCCTGCCGATTAGCTGGATGTACATTCGCATGATGGGCGCGGAAGGGCTGAAGCAGGCAAGCCAGGTGGCGATTCTGAATGCCAACTACATTGCCAGCCGTCTGAAAGACGCTTTCCCGGTGCTGTACACCGGCCGCGACGGGCGCGTGGCGCACGAATGTATTCTCGACATCCGTCCGCTGAAAGAAGTCACCGGGATCAGCGAGCTGGATATCGCCAAGCGCCTGATTGACTATGGGTTCCACGCGCCGACCATGTCCTTCCCGGTCGCGGGGACGCTGATGGTCGAGCCAACCGAGTCAGAAAGCCAGATGGAGCTGGATCGCTTTATTGAGGCAATGCTGGCGATCCGCGCGGAAATCGACCGCGTGCAGAAAGGCGAATGGACGCTGGAGGATAACCCGCTGGTCAACGCCCCGCACACGCAGCGTGAGCTGGTCGCGGAGTGGGCGCATGGCTATAGCCGTGAAGAGGCGGTCTTCCCGGCAGGCCCGGTGAATAAATACTGGCCGACCGTGAAGCGTCTTGATGATGTTTACGGCGACCGTAATTTATTCTGCTCCTGTGTGCCGCTGAGCGAATATCAGTAA
- the gcvH gene encoding glycine cleavage system protein GcvH, with translation MSNVPAELKYSKEHEWLRKEADGSYTVGITEHAQELLGDMVFVDLPDVGTTVSAGDDCAVAESVKAASDIYAPIGGEIVAVNDALGDSPELVNSEPYAGGWIFKIKASDETEIDALLDATAYEALLEDE, from the coding sequence ATGAGCAATGTACCTGCGGAACTGAAATACAGTAAAGAACACGAGTGGCTGCGCAAAGAGGCGGACGGTTCTTACACTGTCGGCATTACTGAACATGCGCAAGAGCTGCTGGGCGACATGGTGTTTGTCGATTTACCGGACGTGGGCACTACCGTCAGCGCTGGTGATGACTGCGCGGTGGCAGAGTCAGTGAAAGCCGCCTCCGACATTTATGCGCCGATCGGCGGTGAAATTGTGGCGGTAAACGACGCGCTGGGCGACTCCCCGGAACTGGTTAACAGCGAGCCTTATGCCGGCGGCTGGATTTTTAAAATCAAAGCCAGTGACGAAACCGAAATTGACGCGCTGCTGGATGCCACTGCCTATGAGGCACTGTTAGAAGACGAATAA
- the gcvT gene encoding glycine cleavage system aminomethyltransferase GcvT, with the protein MAQQTPLYEQHTQCGARMVDFHGWMMPLHYGSQIDEHHAVRTDAGMFDVSHMTIVDLRGNRTREFLRYLLANDVAKLTKPGKALYSGMLNASGGVIDDLIVYYFTEEFFRLVVNSATREKDLAWITQHAESYAIDITVRDDLSLIAVQGPNAQAKAATLFTEEQRQAVAGMKPFFGVQAGDLFIATTGYTGEAGYEIALPNEQAADFWQALVDAGVKPCGLGARDTLRLEAGMNLYGQEMDEGVSPLAANMGWTIAWEPADRDFIGRDALELQRERGTEQLVGLMMTEKGVLRNELPVRFTDAQGNPQEGVITSGTFSPTLGYSIALARVPAGIGDKAIVQIRNREMPVKVTKPVFVRNGNAVA; encoded by the coding sequence ATGGCTCAACAGACTCCGTTATACGAACAACACACCCAGTGCGGCGCACGAATGGTGGATTTTCACGGCTGGATGATGCCGCTGCATTACGGCTCCCAGATTGATGAGCACCACGCGGTGCGTACCGACGCCGGTATGTTTGACGTCTCGCATATGACTATCGTCGATCTTCGCGGTAACCGTACCCGGGAGTTTTTACGCTATCTGCTGGCTAACGACGTCGCAAAACTGACGAAACCCGGTAAGGCGCTTTACTCAGGCATGCTCAATGCATCCGGCGGTGTGATTGACGACCTTATCGTCTATTACTTCACGGAAGAGTTCTTCCGCCTGGTCGTTAACTCCGCCACCCGTGAAAAAGACCTTGCCTGGATCACCCAGCACGCCGAATCTTACGCCATCGACATCACCGTGCGCGACGATCTGTCCCTGATTGCGGTCCAGGGGCCAAATGCACAGGCGAAAGCGGCCACGCTGTTTACTGAAGAACAGCGCCAGGCAGTAGCGGGTATGAAACCGTTCTTTGGCGTACAGGCGGGCGATTTGTTTATCGCGACCACCGGCTATACCGGCGAAGCGGGTTATGAAATTGCGCTGCCCAATGAGCAGGCGGCGGATTTCTGGCAGGCGCTGGTCGATGCGGGGGTTAAACCCTGCGGCCTGGGCGCGCGCGACACGCTGCGTCTTGAAGCGGGCATGAACCTCTACGGTCAGGAAATGGACGAAGGCGTCTCTCCGCTGGCGGCAAATATGGGCTGGACTATCGCCTGGGAACCCGCCGATCGCGATTTTATTGGCCGCGACGCGCTTGAATTGCAGCGTGAAAGAGGCACCGAACAGCTGGTCGGCCTGATGATGACCGAAAAAGGCGTGCTGCGTAATGAATTACCGGTGCGCTTTACCGATGCGCAGGGCAACCCGCAGGAAGGCGTTATCACCAGCGGCACTTTCTCGCCGACGCTGGGCTACAGCATTGCGCTGGCACGCGTTCCGGCAGGCATTGGCGATAAAGCGATTGTGCAAATCCGCAACCGGGAAATGCCGGTTAAGGTCACGAAACCTGTTTTTGTTCGTAACGGCAACGCCGTTGCGTAA
- the ubiI gene encoding FAD-dependent 2-octaprenylphenol hydroxylase, whose translation MQSVDVAIVGGGMVGLAIACGLQGSGLRVAVLEQKTVQKPEMDAPHALRVSAINAASEKLLTHLGVWSSVIEQRVSCYHGMEVWEKDSFGHISFDDRSMGHTHLGHIIENDVIHYALWQKAQQCQDVTLIAPAELQQVAWGENEVFLNLKDGSMMTARLVVGADGAHSWLRDKADIPLTFWDYNHHALVATIRTAEPHQGVARQVFHGEGILAFLPLSDPHLCSIVWSLAPDEAARMQQAEDTAFNQALTVAFDHRLGLCNVESERQVFPLTGRYARQFAAHRLALVGDAAHTIHPLAGQGVNLGFMDAAELIGELRRLNQQGKDIGQYMYLRRFERSRKHSAALMLAGMQGFRELFAGHNPAKKFLRDIGLKIADTLPGVKPQLIRQAMGVNDLPDWLR comes from the coding sequence GTGCAAAGTGTTGACGTAGCGATTGTTGGCGGGGGAATGGTCGGGCTGGCGATTGCCTGCGGTCTTCAGGGCAGCGGCCTGCGCGTGGCCGTACTGGAACAAAAAACGGTCCAAAAACCAGAGATGGACGCGCCCCATGCGCTACGCGTATCGGCCATTAACGCGGCCAGCGAAAAGCTGCTGACCCATCTTGGGGTATGGTCTTCTGTTATCGAACAGCGTGTCAGCTGCTATCACGGCATGGAAGTGTGGGAAAAGGACAGCTTCGGGCATATCAGTTTTGACGATCGCAGCATGGGCCATACTCATCTGGGTCATATTATTGAGAATGACGTCATTCATTACGCGCTGTGGCAAAAAGCGCAGCAGTGTCAGGACGTAACGTTAATCGCTCCGGCTGAGTTGCAGCAGGTAGCGTGGGGCGAGAACGAGGTCTTCCTGAATCTGAAAGATGGCAGCATGATGACTGCCCGGCTGGTCGTGGGAGCGGACGGCGCTCACTCCTGGCTGCGCGACAAAGCCGATATCCCGCTGACCTTCTGGGACTATAACCATCATGCGCTGGTCGCGACCATCCGTACCGCCGAGCCGCATCAGGGCGTGGCGCGTCAGGTCTTTCACGGCGAGGGCATCCTGGCGTTCCTGCCGCTTAGCGATCCGCACCTGTGTTCTATCGTCTGGTCGCTGGCCCCTGACGAGGCCGCGCGGATGCAGCAGGCTGAAGACACCGCGTTTAATCAGGCATTAACGGTTGCTTTTGATCATCGTCTGGGGCTGTGCAACGTGGAGAGCGAACGCCAGGTTTTCCCGTTAACCGGCCGCTACGCGCGCCAGTTTGCTGCGCACCGTCTGGCGCTGGTTGGCGATGCTGCCCATACCATTCATCCGCTGGCCGGGCAGGGCGTTAACCTTGGTTTTATGGATGCGGCGGAACTGATCGGTGAACTGCGCCGTCTTAATCAGCAGGGTAAAGATATCGGGCAGTACATGTATTTACGCCGCTTTGAACGCAGTCGTAAGCACAGCGCCGCGCTGATGCTTGCCGGGATGCAGGGATTTCGCGAACTCTTCGCCGGGCATAATCCGGCGAAAAAGTTCCTGCGCGATATTGGCCTGAAAATCGCCGACACGCTACCCGGCGTGAAACCGCAACTCATCCGTCAGGCGATGGGAGTAAACGATCTCCCTGACTGGTTACGTTAA
- the ubiH gene encoding 2-octaprenyl-6-methoxyphenyl hydroxylase: protein MSVIIVGGGMTGATLALAISHLTQGALAIHLIEAVAPDAAAHPGFDARAIALAAGTCEQLARIGVWQAIARSATPINTVHVSDRGHAGAVMLDASDYAIPALGQVVELHDVGQHLFALLRKAPGVTLHCPASVVSLARCQDDVSVTLDNGDTLTGRLLVAADGSRSALGAQCGIQWQQQPYQQIAVIANVTTALAHQGRAFERFTPDGPLAMLPMSAGRSSLVWCHPLDRRDEVMSWTDAQFCDELQRAFGWRLGRITHAGQRAAYPLALTTASASISHRLALVGNAAQTLHPIAGQGFNLGLRDVMSLAETLAQADDPGSYATLSRYRDRRSADKAATIGVTDGLVHLFANRWFPLIAGRNVGLMAMEGCSVARNALARRTLGWVTR, encoded by the coding sequence ATGAGCGTGATTATTGTAGGCGGCGGCATGACCGGCGCAACGCTGGCGCTGGCGATATCACACTTAACTCAGGGAGCGCTGGCGATCCATCTGATCGAGGCGGTCGCGCCTGACGCGGCGGCCCATCCGGGCTTTGACGCGCGAGCCATCGCGCTGGCCGCAGGAACCTGTGAGCAGCTGGCGCGTATCGGCGTCTGGCAGGCCATTGCCCGCAGCGCTACGCCGATTAACACGGTCCACGTCAGCGATCGCGGTCATGCGGGCGCGGTCATGCTGGACGCCAGCGATTATGCGATTCCGGCGCTAGGACAGGTGGTGGAACTTCATGACGTTGGTCAGCATCTGTTTGCGCTCCTGCGTAAAGCGCCCGGCGTAACGCTGCACTGTCCTGCGAGCGTGGTCAGCCTGGCGCGCTGTCAGGATGATGTCAGCGTTACGCTGGATAACGGTGACACGCTGACAGGACGTCTGCTGGTGGCCGCTGATGGTTCACGCTCGGCGCTCGGCGCGCAGTGCGGTATTCAGTGGCAACAACAGCCGTATCAGCAGATAGCGGTGATTGCCAACGTCACCACCGCGCTTGCTCATCAGGGGCGTGCCTTTGAGCGTTTTACGCCAGACGGCCCCCTCGCCATGTTGCCAATGTCTGCCGGGCGCAGCTCGCTGGTCTGGTGCCATCCTCTCGACCGCCGCGACGAAGTCATGTCGTGGACCGACGCGCAATTTTGTGACGAATTACAGCGCGCCTTTGGCTGGCGGCTGGGGCGTATTACGCATGCCGGGCAGCGGGCGGCCTATCCGCTTGCGCTCACCACCGCTTCCGCGTCTATTTCGCATCGGCTGGCGCTGGTGGGCAACGCCGCGCAAACGCTGCACCCCATTGCCGGTCAGGGCTTTAACCTTGGCCTGCGCGATGTGATGAGTCTGGCGGAGACGCTGGCGCAGGCAGACGATCCCGGCAGCTATGCTACGCTCAGTCGCTATCGCGACCGCCGCAGCGCGGATAAAGCTGCCACCATCGGTGTCACCGACGGGCTGGTGCATCTGTTTGCTAACCGTTGGTTTCCGTTGATTGCCGGACGTAACGTGGGACTGATGGCGATGGAAGGCTGCTCTGTGGCCCGTAACGCGCTGGCCCGCCGCACGCTGGGCTGGGTAACGCGCTAA
- the pepP gene encoding Xaa-Pro aminopeptidase: MTQQEFHRRRQALLAQMQPGSAALIFAAPEATRSADTEYPYRQSSDFWYFTGFNEPEAVLVLIKSDDTHNHSVLFNRLRDLTAEIWFGRRLGQDAAPEKLGVDRALAFSEINAQLYQLLNGLDTVWHAQGEYAYADQIVFNALEKLRKGSRQNLSAPGNIADWRPLVHEMRLFKSAEEIDVLRRAGEITALAHIRAMQQCRPGMFEYQLEGEIHHEFTRHGARYPSYNTIVGGGENGCILHYTENESELRDGDLVLIDAGCEYRGYAGDITRTFPVNGKFSPAQREIYDIVLASLETALKLYRPGTTIQEVTTEVVRIMIAGLVKLGILQGEVEELIASNAHRPFFMHGLSHWLGLDVHDVGAYGVDRSRVLEPGMVLTVEPGLYVAPDADVPPQYRGIGIRIEDDIVITASGNENLTDRVVKKADDIEALMAAAREQ, translated from the coding sequence ATGACTCAGCAGGAGTTTCACCGTCGTCGCCAGGCACTTCTGGCCCAGATGCAACCGGGCAGCGCGGCGCTGATCTTTGCCGCGCCGGAAGCCACGCGCAGCGCGGATACCGAGTATCCGTATCGCCAGAGCAGCGACTTCTGGTACTTCACCGGTTTCAATGAGCCGGAAGCCGTGCTGGTGCTGATTAAAAGTGATGATACCCACAACCACAGCGTATTGTTTAACCGCCTGCGCGATCTGACGGCGGAGATCTGGTTTGGCCGCCGTCTCGGTCAGGACGCCGCCCCGGAAAAATTGGGCGTCGACAGGGCGCTGGCGTTTAGCGAAATCAATGCGCAGCTTTATCAATTACTTAACGGTCTGGACACCGTCTGGCACGCCCAGGGCGAGTATGCGTATGCTGACCAAATCGTCTTTAACGCGCTGGAAAAACTGCGTAAAGGCTCGCGGCAGAATCTCTCCGCGCCTGGCAACATTGCCGACTGGCGTCCACTGGTGCATGAGATGCGCCTGTTCAAATCGGCGGAAGAAATTGACGTGCTGCGCCGCGCCGGGGAGATCACCGCGCTGGCGCATATTCGGGCGATGCAACAATGCCGTCCGGGCATGTTTGAATATCAACTGGAAGGGGAAATTCACCACGAATTTACGCGCCACGGCGCGCGTTACCCGTCGTATAACACCATTGTCGGCGGCGGCGAAAACGGCTGCATCCTGCACTACACCGAAAACGAAAGCGAACTGCGCGACGGCGATCTGGTGCTGATCGACGCGGGCTGCGAATACCGGGGCTATGCGGGCGATATTACGCGCACCTTCCCGGTGAACGGCAAATTTTCCCCGGCGCAGCGTGAAATCTACGACATCGTGCTTGCGTCGCTGGAAACCGCGCTCAAACTTTATCGGCCGGGAACCACCATTCAGGAGGTGACCACCGAGGTCGTGCGCATCATGATCGCTGGTCTGGTGAAGCTCGGCATTTTGCAGGGTGAGGTGGAAGAACTTATCGCCAGCAACGCCCATCGCCCGTTCTTTATGCACGGTCTGAGCCACTGGCTGGGGCTGGACGTTCACGATGTCGGTGCCTACGGCGTTGATCGTTCGCGGGTGCTGGAACCCGGCATGGTGCTGACCGTCGAGCCGGGGCTTTATGTCGCGCCGGATGCCGATGTGCCGCCGCAGTATCGCGGGATTGGCATTCGCATTGAAGATGACATCGTGATCACCGCGTCGGGCAATGAAAATCTCACCGATCGCGTAGTGAAAAAAGCCGACGATATCGAAGCCTTAATGGCGGCGGCGCGCGAACAATGA
- a CDS encoding YecA family protein, whose amino-acid sequence MSIKNEMPGYNDVNQLLNQQGAGLTPAEMHGLISGILCGGTTDTSWQPLLHDLTNEGLAFGHELAQALRSMHSATSDSLEDDGFQFQLYLPEGDEVSVFDRADALSGWVNHFLLGLGVTQPKLDKVPGETGEAIDDLRNIAQLGYDLEEDQEELEMSLEEIIEYVRVAALLCHDTFTRQQPTAPEVRKPTLH is encoded by the coding sequence ATGTCTATAAAGAATGAAATGCCTGGTTACAACGATGTGAACCAGTTACTGAACCAACAGGGAGCAGGATTAACCCCGGCAGAAATGCATGGTTTGATTAGCGGGATCCTTTGTGGCGGCACCACGGACACGTCATGGCAGCCGCTGTTGCACGATCTTACTAACGAAGGTCTGGCGTTCGGCCATGAGTTAGCGCAGGCGCTGCGTAGCATGCACTCCGCCACCAGTGATTCGCTGGAAGACGACGGTTTTCAGTTCCAGCTTTATCTTCCGGAAGGGGATGAGGTCAGCGTTTTCGACCGTGCTGATGCGCTGTCGGGCTGGGTAAACCATTTCCTGCTGGGGCTGGGCGTGACGCAGCCGAAGCTGGATAAAGTCCCTGGTGAAACCGGTGAGGCGATTGACGATCTGCGCAATATTGCTCAGCTTGGCTACGATCTGGAAGAAGATCAGGAAGAGCTGGAAATGTCGCTTGAAGAGATTATTGAATACGTCCGCGTTGCTGCGCTGTTGTGCCACGATACCTTCACACGCCAGCAGCCGACCGCGCCGGAAGTGCGCAAACCGACCTTACATTAA
- the zapA gene encoding cell division protein ZapA translates to MSAQPVDIHIFGRSLRVNCPPEQRDALNQAADDLNQRLQDLKERTRVTNTEQLVFIAALNISYELTQEKAKTRDYAASMEQRIRMLQQTIEQALLEQGRISERSGPKFE, encoded by the coding sequence ATGTCTGCACAACCCGTCGATATCCATATTTTTGGCCGTTCACTACGCGTGAATTGCCCGCCTGAACAAAGGGATGCCCTGAATCAGGCTGCGGACGATCTGAATCAGCGGTTGCAAGATCTGAAAGAACGCACTAGAGTCACAAATACTGAGCAGCTGGTTTTCATCGCCGCGTTGAACATCAGCTATGAGTTAACTCAGGAAAAGGCAAAAACCCGCGACTACGCTGCCAGCATGGAGCAACGTATTCGGATGCTGCAACAGACCATTGAACAGGCATTACTTGAGCAAGGTCGCATATCCGAAAGATCGGGGCCAAAGTTTGAATAA
- a CDS encoding 5-formyltetrahydrofolate cyclo-ligase produces the protein MTELTVTSLQRQEIRRHIRQLRRTLSVDQQTHFAQQAAARMMAYPPVVMAHTVALFLSFDGELDTRPLIEQLWRAGKRVYLPVLHPFSPGNLLFLHYHPQSELVVNRLKIHEPKLDVRDVLPLTQLDVLVTPLVAFDGQGQRLGMGGGFYDRTLQHWQQYRLQPVGYAHDCQRVEALPVEEWDIPLPAVVTPSVIWEW, from the coding sequence ATGACTGAACTTACCGTTACGTCACTTCAGCGTCAGGAAATTCGCCGCCATATCAGGCAGCTTCGCCGTACCCTTTCTGTTGACCAACAAACGCATTTCGCCCAGCAGGCCGCCGCCCGCATGATGGCGTATCCGCCGGTGGTGATGGCGCATACCGTGGCGCTGTTTCTCTCCTTTGATGGCGAGCTTGATACTCGTCCGCTGATTGAACAACTGTGGCGCGCCGGCAAGCGGGTTTACCTTCCGGTGTTGCATCCTTTTAGCCCTGGCAACTTGCTGTTTCTGCACTACCATCCGCAAAGCGAACTGGTGGTGAATCGTCTGAAAATCCACGAGCCGAAGCTGGACGTGCGTGACGTGCTGCCCCTGACGCAGCTCGACGTGCTGGTCACGCCGCTGGTGGCGTTTGACGGTCAGGGTCAGCGGCTGGGGATGGGCGGTGGGTTTTACGATCGTACCTTACAGCACTGGCAGCAGTATCGCTTACAGCCGGTAGGCTACGCGCATGATTGTCAGCGCGTGGAGGCGCTGCCGGTGGAAGAGTGGGATATACCGCTGCCTGCGGTGGTCACTCCCTCCGTAATATGGGAGTGGTAA